CTGGGGCAGGTGTGCAGTGCCCGGCTCGTGCCAGGGGCAGGTCCCCACGCAGCACTCGATGCCACAAGCAAAGCTGTCCTTTTTGAAGCAGCGTCCGtgccagctgccccagcgccagCGGCGCAGGCGATGCAGGCACATTCCAAGGCTTATAAGGCAATTGCGTGGCCAAAGCTGTGGCCAGCACCCGCCCAGGGACGGGGACCTGCACACAGAAAGGGTCAAACCCGGGAACATCACAACGGGAGAGACTCAAACCAGCGGCCACGGCACAATTAGCTATGGCACAATGGCTCTCACTAGAGAAATGGGAGAGTTTAGTGGAGAGAGTCACAtccctgtgcaggcagcagtgcagcttCCTCCTCTCCATGCCCATTTCAGGAGAGAcctcaggcacagagctgggagctgtgctgtggaaaGGAGGGCAGAAGGGCACTGGCTCGGTCCGGGGATGCCAAGCCCAGTGATAGGGTGCAGACCAGGAAGCCAGTCCCACATCTCAGAGAGCAGATCCCCTCCTGCTGTGGTGGGAACACTCCGGAAGgggcctcccctgcccccctctgcagaggctgtgcagaaTTTCGTgtttctgcctgcagctctctgcccGGAACACCCccgtgctgggctgcagctgatAAGGGACCAAGGAGGCTATGTGGAGCTAGGCAGGGCAGGATGCAGCATTCCCGGGGCCCCATCTCATCCAAATCCCCCGTACGGCTCTGCCTCAGCCACTGTGGCCTCCCTCCCAcagaggcaggaggaaggatGGGTGTCACCAGCCTTAGTTTCTCTTACCCTGGAGATGGAGAGCGGCATGCTGAaatccttccctccctgcagcctgaaGCCCCAGGGTGCTGGCCCATTCAGCATCACCTTGTAGGACTCCATGTCGCCCATCTCTACAAGAGAAGAGGGTGCGATCCCAGTGTTAGGGAATGTGGAAACAATGCAGGGATAGCATGCGAGGAGAGGGCTCGGTGCCTGGCAGGGTAGGACTGGAGGCAGGTCACATTTCCAGCTGTAACTCCACCCTTACCATCCTACATTGTGGTTAGAGAcgcaccccaaatccatcaccATCTCCTCCAGCAACGTCAGAGCTGAGGGGCCCAGGCTAACACTGACACTGACTAGTGCCAGggagccaggcacagccctgccgCCACCCACAGTGGAGTGtctgtgggctctgctctgttccCAAACCTGAGATGTGCTCTCCTTTGCAGCACCCTAGGAACTTCTGCTGCTGAGAGGCAAGGCTGTTCAGACCACAGAGGAGCAACAGCAGGTACAGAACGATAGGAACCAGAAGCATTTTTGCCGGATGaattagcagcagcagcacaggagctgcgTGATGCCACCCGAGGCGCTGGCAGAGCTGCCGGGCTAGCGCTCCGGCAGCCGGCCCAGCAGATGCTCCCTGGGAGCGAGCCCATCTCCGGGGCTTCGGCAGGAGGGAATCCCGGCGCTCCCCTGCCTGACAGCTGTCAGCCGGCCAAGACTCCGGACAGACGGGCCAGCGCCAGCCTCTTGTTACCTTTTACCTGGAAGAAGCCGCCAGACCCCTGCGAACGGCCCCAGGACCTTCCTCCCGAGGGGGGACAGGGCCGGCTGCGGGGCTCCCCACGCCTCGCACGGGCCGGCCGCAGGGCCGGGGGCCAGCGTGCCCCCGCTCTCCCCGGGCCGGTGCGGTCTATATAAGGCGTGTAAGACGACACCAGCCCGCTCCCCGCTCGGGAGGGCCGGGGGAAGAGCTGCGTGTCAGGCATTCCCGGCGCCCGGGAGCCGCGCAAGCCCCAGTGAGGCGCCGGGACGGGGCGGCCCGGAACGGGAGGATACCTCCCACCCCTCCCCGGCGGGACGGGGCCCGACTGCACCGGGGGTCGCCAGCGTGCACAGGCTGAGCAGCTGTGCTTATTGTTGGGAAGCCCCACCCTGACCCGCGGGGGGcctcgggacccctccccatcccacaccGCCGGGGACGGATCGGGGACGCCGGCTCTGCCCCGAAAGGGCCCGACCCTGACCACCCACCTTCCCCTTAAGCCAGGCCTCAGGCCTCAGCCCTCCACCCCTCACGCCCCCATCCCTCCGGCAGAGGACGGAGCCCCCCGCCACGGCCCGGCTCCCCGGACTCACCCTCGGCCAGCGGGGCCCGGCGAAGCGGACGGGAACAGAGCGGTGCGGGCCGACGCGGGACTCGAACCCGGGCACCGCCcccgcccagcccggccccacTATATATAGGATCAGGAGGGGGCGGAGCCAGCGGGCATTTCGGCCAATCACCGTGCTCgcctctgcctgctggggcGGGCACGGCGGCGCCCTCTAGCGGGGAGGCTCGAGCtgccccgcccgccccccccACTCGTCACAGCAGCGGCGGAGCCGGGTCCAGGAAGGGCCTTTATTGACTGAACGGCACCGACCGGCACCGGCCACATCAAGCCCAGTCCCGCCCTCCGGGGCTCTCCCGGCTCAGCAGCCGCACCAGCTTGGCCCGAAGGGTGCTGTGAGGCTTGTGCCGGGAGCGCCCTGACAGCGCCTCCTGCCCTCCGCGCCCCCAGCCCGCGGCCCGGGGGGTCGGTGCCATGGCGGCCCGGTTGTCATAGACGGGCCCCCCCTCACTGCTGTGGCCTTCGGGGGCCTGTCGGcaccccagctcccactgcccttcctcctcctcttcctgggCCCCAGCTGGATGTGGTTCTGCAGTGAAGATGTTCTCGTAGAGATGCTCAGGGAGCGGCTTCCCCATGGCCCAGggctccccagagcctggctgccctgACACAAAGAGGGGCTGCTGGCCCCGGGCGATGGAGGCATAGATGATGGGGCATGAGGCCTCTGCCTCTGGTGGGGTGAAGCGAAGGAGGTTGGCAGGGGGGTGGGAGGCAGGCTGTGtgccccccagggctgggctgggctggggatcATCATTCCCaggcccccagggctggggctcaaGGCCCTGTGCAAAGAGCTGGGGCTCTGAGACACAGAAGAGTCTGGGGTCCAGGGTGtccttgccctgctgctggcaggcaatggcagcagccacagcccggCAGAGCTCAGGGGCCCGTGGGGTGCTGAAAGTGAAGGTGCCCTCGCCGGAGTCACTGCGGCGGCCAGCCTCGAAGGAGAAGACAGCCTGAAGGGTCAGAGGAGAGGGTGAGGAGCTGCCACCTACCCTTGGCAGGCAACAGCCCCAAGAAGAGAGTAGGGATCTCACCTGATCCTGGCCAAATTTGCGAAGGAAGGGGTAGGGCCAGGTGAGCAGGGGCTGGCGGGATTGGGGGTCCTTCAGTGTCAGGCTCTGGGGAAGCGCCGAGAGCAGGTAGTGCCCTTGCAGCCCACAGCGGGTGGCCGCTTCTGTCTGGACCACCAGCACCAAGAATTCAGTCACTGTGGGAGCCAAAAAAAACAGAGATCAGCACTGCAGAACTGAGCTGCAGCCCACCCTAGCCCTCTTCACTACCCCTGCACATACGGTCCTGCCAGGATGAGTAAAGGGAGTTCTCCTCCATGGGGacagcaaggctgggctgggtccTGGCCCTTCTCGGTACTGTCTCTTTTCCACCCTGAAACAAAGGGATGTGAGTATGACCTGGGACAGGGAGGCGGAGGGGAAGGACAAATCCCCCGCCTGCCCTGGAGCTTCCCAGCTCACCCAAGTCGGGCTCTTGGCTCTGCCAGACCCCTTGGTACCTGGAAggccagctggcagagctgggtgatCCATTCATCGCGCTGCTCGGCTGCCAGCACGTAGCTCTTCTCCGTGGTGGTGAGGTAGAAGGCGGCGGTGGCTTTGgggcagctctctgtgcctgccGGGCCCACTGAGACACAGTCAGAGAGGCGGATCACGCGGCGGGCACACCGCTGCAGGGACATCTTCTCTGGGACCGTGCCATCATCCCGCACATCAAACTTCTCCATGCGGGCCACGCCGGACGGGCTGGCAGCAAACAGCTGGGCTCGCATCTTCCTCCAGGACCTCTATGCATGGAAAGggcaaaggcagggaaaaaacgGGTCAGCAAAGAGCTGGCTGCTTCGTCTGGTAGCACTGCCTTCCATACAGGGCACGAGGGGCACAGGGGAGTCCCAGCCCGCACCTGCCAGCTGTTGTTGGAGGGACAGAGAACAGGggccagcacagacccctgaacTGTGGGGCCGGGCAGGCCCGAAGCTGGGCTGAGGGGGGCCTTGCCCCGAGCAGGCTTGGCATGGCTCACTGAGTGAGTCACACTCACTCCCGGCTCCCTGAGCACCAGGTCCTGCTCTTTGTTCCCTGCTGCAAGTGCTGGCCTGCAGACgacctgcagctgagctctcaAGCTCTTCTCAGGACAGGCCCTGATGCAAATTAAAGCCATTTTGAGCTGCTGAGGCTCCTCCTGACAGCCTCACAtctgctcagctgcctgcttCCTCCCAGGGgagcctctgcagcaccagcaccttcCCAGTCTGTCATGGGATAGCGGGGGCGCGTGCCACCATGTACCTCAAAAGTGCAGCAGAGCCTCCGCCCTGGAGGGACCAGATGCACCCAAGCACCCAAAATACCCAccgcccccagcccacctgccTCCTCCACGGCAGGGCACCAGCTCCTCACACACAGGGCTGCCTGCTGTGCTTCCAGGGCTTGGTTCTTGTTCAGGGAGGTCAGAGTGCGATTGCAGCCCCACACATCCACTGAGACCCCCACAGGACATGGCCACCCTGCCATGGCGTGACCAGTGTGCCAGCAGGACCTACTTTGCCCACATGTgacagctccctggagctggccCGACCCCAGGTACTCTCACTGTGTCACCCATACTTTGTCCCAAGGGCTTTGGCACTCAGTGCCCCCTCCAagggcacagaggagcagcCCAAGCCACAAGGGTGCTGCTGTATGGTGCTGgccccacagggctgggccgatgggaggcacagggacacatcCCACGTGCTGGCCCAGGGCCCTgctcacaaacacacacacacacacacacacacaaatgctgGAACTGCGCTATATTAATACATATTTATTCTTCCATTAAGACTCACATGGTGACCAAGCAAGAAGGACCCAACACACGGGTGAGCCAGAGTGGGTGCCCACACAGATgagtccccccagccccacgggAAAGCCCCACTTAtggagctgctgagcccagggTTCCCCCAAGGGCAGCTCCAATGGGTCTGGCTGCAGTTGCCCCTTCCCAAGCTGCTGAGGgcccaggcccaggcccagcctcATGACAAATCAGGGCAAACCCTCTaccaaccccaaatccacccttTACCTTTCCAAATTTGGTGTGCTGCACATAAAGGATCCCATCCTTCACTGGTCTCTCCATGGGCCCAGTTCACCCTGGCAGCCAGCACAAGGATAAGGGACTTGGGCTACCCGCAGCAGAGAAAATGTGACTGCTGCAGTCGAAGGAAAAGCATAGGGCAGACTTCCGTCTCAGAGAGACTTCCCCTTTTTGGTGTGTGGGATGGGGGGCAGAGGCTGGGCCACAGGAGGTGTCCATGTGCCCGCCCTCCCCCTCACagcagggcagtggggcagAACGCgagggcagagcacaggaagCACCTCGGGGAGCGCCTGACATGAGCACAGCATGCCCCACCTCACCCTGGCTGCATCCTCCCAGCATGTCTGGGGTGACAGAACAGCCACTAGAGAATGCACAAATCCAGGCGAGGGAGATGGGCCCAGAGAAACTGGGTGGATTTGTGCGGAGCAACACAAGACCCTGACCTCACcactgcacagggctggcagaggcagcagaccAGTCGTCCATTGTGGGGCTTTCTGTTGCCCTGAGGCACTGCTACCTGCTTGCCCAACACAGCATTGATGTAATGGGCTgttgcagcacagctccattCATTTCCTTCCGGGGCAGGAGCTTCGTCAGGCTGAGCTGGCAACAGTCCCAGTGACCAAAATTCTGGAAAAGGGCCCACAGCTGTGCAAGACAGGCCTCTGGGCTGACAGGAAACCCAGGCCCACCCAGGAGCAGAACACTCTCCAGGCTAGAAGTCCATAGAGCTGTGGGCCAGGTAGTCCTTGCGGCCGATGTTGCTGACTTGCTTGGTCTGCATGGCCTCCAGCTTGGGGCAGTCGGTGATGCGATGGCCCAGGCCACCACAGAAGGCACAGCCCCGCTCACCTGCAATGGAGGAATGGGGTCAGGGCCAGCACAGTGCCACGCCAGGGCAGCACAGTGCCACACCAGGACAGCAGCCCCCATTCCAGAACAAAGGGGTTACACCAGTGTCTCCCCAATGCtgaggcactgggagctggaggGTGCCATCTGGAGCCCAGGTtttgcagcagctccacaggggTCCCTGTGTCAGCCTGGGGTCTCTCACCATTGATGTCCAGCATGGTCTCATCCCCACagtgcagcacctggagcacagGTGGCACCTTCTGCTTCgcctccaggagcagagccttcaGGTCCATCAGCACCGACTCATCTGGGAGCAGAGACATAGGTCAGGCAAAGCCATCCTGCTTGCTCAGAACACCCCCTTGGCActgcccacctgcccccagccccgtgcTGTTCCTcaccacaggccttgttgaTGAAGGTGGTGGCAATGCCAGTGTTCCCTGAACGGCCCGTACGCCCGATGCGGTGAACTGTGGAGACAGGGACAGGATCAGCCCTGGGTGAGCACAGTGTGACAGACCATCCCTGCCCCaagacactgcagggacaggcacagagcCTTGCTGGCCTCTAGACCCCTCCCACGAGGCCCAGTGCCTACCATAGTTCTCAATCTCCTCTGGCATGTCGTAGTTGATGACGTGCTGGATGGCTGGGAAGTCCAGGCCCTTGGAAGCGACGTCAGTGGCAACCAGGACATCCTTCTTCCCATCCCGGAAGGCCTCAATGGCTTTTGTCCGTTCTTCCTGATCTGCAAAGGCCCAGCAGAGAAGATcagtgagggcagagctcccagccctaCCTACTGCAGCAAACACTGTGGCCTCAGAGTCAAGCATGACTTCCTCAGGCAGCCTTTCTCCCAgtgagggagcagaggggccCCTGCATTCCATAGGGACCTGCACTGTGTCTACGCCTGCCGTGTACAACATGGAGCTCACTCCTGACACGGTAACAGCCCTTCCTCACACCATCAACAACTGCTCCATGCTGGCACCTCCCATGGCCACACACATTCCTGGCAGGACTGGAGTCACaccaggagcccaggctgctctgggacccTCACTAACCTTTCCCTCCATGGATGGCCACAGCTTCCACACCCTTGAGCAGCAGGTACTCATGGATTGCATCGACATCTGCCTTCTTCTCTGCGAAGATCAGCAcctgtggcagcacaggcaTCATATCAGAGCCCCTTCTGCagtctggcactgctggcaccagcacagccccctgggGAAGCCCATTCCCtcttgctgagcagagcacacagcactgctgatcCCCAGCATGGCTCAGCCACGTGCCCACTCTGCACAGGGGGTCCGTCCTCCCAACTCCCCCCATGACCAGCATGACCACATTGTCACCAGCATACTCACAGGTGGGGGGGTCTTCTGCAGGCACTCCAGCAGGTACACCATCTTGGCCTCCTCTTTCACATACTCCACCTCCTAGGAATAAGCAGAGACATGGGTCAGGAAGAAGAGGAACTGCCACTGCTTGGTATCCCTTAGCTGGGAAGGAGGGCCATGAACGCCAGCTCCCTGGCAGAGAAAGGCATTAAGTGCCCTCATGAATGTTTCTGGCCTCCCACACAGGCACGACGAGGGAGCACCCAAACACCTCACCTGCACAAcatccaggctggcagcacctgCTCGCCCAACATTAATGGTGATGGGCTTCACCAGGGCACTCTTGGCAAAGTTCTGGATCTTCTTGGGCATTGTGGCACTGAAGAGGAGGGTTTGCcgctggccctgcacagggaaaAAGCCTTTAGCACTC
This genomic interval from Haemorhous mexicanus isolate bHaeMex1 chromosome 15, bHaeMex1.pri, whole genome shotgun sequence contains the following:
- the DOK3 gene encoding docking protein 3, with amino-acid sequence MERPVKDGILYVQHTKFGKRSWRKMRAQLFAASPSGVARMEKFDVRDDGTVPEKMSLQRCARRVIRLSDCVSVGPAGTESCPKATAAFYLTTTEKSYVLAAEQRDEWITQLCQLAFQGGKETVPRRARTQPSLAVPMEENSLYSSWQDLTEFLVLVVQTEAATRCGLQGHYLLSALPQSLTLKDPQSRQPLLTWPYPFLRKFGQDQAVFSFEAGRRSDSGEGTFTFSTPRAPELCRAVAAAIACQQQGKDTLDPRLFCVSEPQLFAQGLEPQPWGPGNDDPQPSPALGGTQPASHPPANLLRFTPPEAEASCPIIYASIARGQQPLFVSGQPGSGEPWAMGKPLPEHLYENIFTAEPHPAGAQEEEEEGQWELGCRQAPEGHSSEGGPVYDNRAAMAPTPRAAGWGRGGQEALSGRSRHKPHSTLRAKLVRLLSRESPGGRDWA